One window of the Flavobacteriaceae bacterium YJPT1-3 genome contains the following:
- a CDS encoding NADP-dependent oxidoreductase: MDTKVILLKSRPQGKPTPDNFEFVTEEVPELQDGQILLESLYVSVDPYLRGRMRDAKSYVEPFKLDEPLTSGTVARVKQSKHEDFAEGDHVSGMLPWKELQVHDGKGLHKVSKDQAPLSAYLGVLGMTGLTAYFGLEEIGKLKEGETLVVSGAAGAVGSVVGQIGKLKGCRVVGIAGTDDKIELLKKDFGFDAGINYKTTEDMRKALKEHCPDGIDVYWDNVGGEIADAVYFLINRFARIVNCGAIAVYNDTDIPQGVAPQPFLIKNSALMQGFIVSNYQDRFQEGIQQLAQWYGQGKLKHEETLVEGFDQLPQAFISLFEGKNTGKMVVKTA; this comes from the coding sequence ATGGACACTAAAGTCATTCTCTTAAAAAGTCGGCCTCAAGGCAAACCTACCCCTGATAATTTTGAATTTGTCACTGAGGAGGTTCCTGAACTTCAAGACGGGCAAATCCTACTGGAAAGCCTCTACGTTTCTGTAGATCCCTACTTGAGGGGACGCATGCGGGACGCTAAATCGTATGTGGAGCCCTTTAAGCTGGATGAACCCCTGACCTCCGGCACCGTCGCGCGGGTGAAGCAGTCAAAGCACGAGGACTTCGCTGAGGGAGATCACGTATCCGGCATGCTGCCCTGGAAAGAACTGCAGGTTCACGACGGAAAAGGTCTCCATAAAGTCAGTAAAGATCAGGCTCCCTTATCGGCCTACCTGGGCGTGTTGGGCATGACCGGGTTGACGGCATATTTCGGACTCGAAGAAATTGGCAAGCTTAAAGAAGGGGAAACCCTGGTGGTCTCCGGAGCGGCCGGAGCGGTGGGCAGTGTAGTCGGCCAAATTGGAAAACTGAAAGGCTGTCGTGTGGTGGGCATCGCTGGAACCGATGATAAAATAGAACTCTTAAAAAAAGACTTCGGCTTTGACGCCGGGATCAATTACAAGACCACCGAAGACATGCGAAAAGCCTTAAAAGAACACTGTCCGGACGGCATAGATGTCTACTGGGACAATGTAGGGGGTGAAATCGCTGATGCCGTTTACTTTCTGATCAATCGCTTTGCGCGGATTGTGAACTGCGGAGCCATTGCGGTCTATAACGATACCGATATTCCTCAGGGCGTCGCCCCTCAGCCGTTTCTCATCAAAAACTCGGCGTTGATGCAAGGCTTTATCGTGAGCAATTATCAAGATCGCTTTCAGGAAGGCATTCAACAACTCGCCCAATGGTACGGTCAGGGCAAACTAAAGCATGAGGAAACCCTCGTCGAAGGATTCGATCAGTTGCCTCAAGCCTTTATCAGTTTGTTTGAAGGAAAGAATACCGGTAAAATGGTGGTGAAAACCGCTTAG
- a CDS encoding TonB-dependent receptor — protein sequence MKPITTLFFLLLISWTAAAQEPMIISGTVTQKDGTPIMGANVYLEGTYDGATTQLDGSFQFETTEDGVQTLLISFVGFETYTYAAPVAQLSRLTIQLQDDLNALDAVVLSAGTFRAGGNSTVTVLKPLDVVTTASALGDFVGALQTLPGTTTVAEDGRLFVRGGDAGETQIFIDGIRVFTPYTPTTNNLPARGRYSPFLFDGITFSTGGYSAEYGQALSSVLLLNTEDEPAQEKTDIAIMTVGGGLGNTQKWERSSLSFNTSYINLAPYLSVFEGRDDWEKPFETFAGESVFRYKTDQGLFKFYTAFDHTNFALTQEDINLPEGLDFSLKNSNLYSNASYSGRLSDTWTVNAGASYTYAKNDLGIMESEINNDDHSIHLKAKLRKRFSNRVKLSFGAEQFFTSFGEQFETDDFSTRYGYNNHLSAAFAEADFLFSKKLAAQAGIRGTYSELFKELYWAPRFSLAYKVGKKSQVSLALGNFFQQPQQDILKFADNLEAARATHYIANYQYVANDRIFRAEVYRKDYQSLVTYDTEMPGFNSTYASNGEGYAQGFDLFFRDNKSIKNLDYWVSYSYLDTERQVANYPIALQPPFANNHNFSVVGKYFIDDWRSQVGLSYQFASGRPYTNPNDPGFLQERTKNFNSLSLNWAWLVSDQKILYFSVNNVLGVKNVNGYQYANTPNMDGIFDRRALRPGLDQFFFVGFFWTISEDGKDNQLNNL from the coding sequence ATGAAACCGATAACCACACTATTCTTTTTGCTTTTGATCAGCTGGACTGCAGCCGCGCAGGAACCGATGATCATTTCAGGAACGGTCACTCAAAAAGACGGGACTCCCATCATGGGAGCCAATGTGTACCTGGAGGGCACCTATGATGGTGCCACTACCCAACTGGATGGGAGTTTTCAATTTGAAACCACAGAAGACGGGGTTCAGACCCTACTGATTTCATTCGTTGGTTTCGAAACCTATACCTATGCTGCGCCAGTTGCTCAGCTTTCCCGTTTGACGATTCAACTCCAAGACGATTTGAATGCGTTGGATGCGGTGGTTCTTTCGGCAGGGACCTTTAGAGCGGGAGGGAACAGTACAGTAACCGTGCTTAAACCCTTGGATGTAGTGACTACCGCCAGTGCTCTGGGAGATTTTGTAGGCGCTTTGCAGACCCTTCCGGGAACGACAACGGTGGCGGAAGATGGCCGACTCTTTGTTCGTGGAGGAGATGCCGGAGAAACCCAGATTTTTATCGATGGGATCCGGGTGTTTACGCCCTATACCCCCACCACCAATAACCTACCGGCCCGGGGTCGCTACTCCCCCTTTCTCTTTGACGGGATCACCTTCTCCACCGGGGGTTATTCTGCCGAATACGGCCAGGCCTTATCTTCTGTATTGCTGCTTAATACCGAAGATGAGCCCGCACAGGAAAAGACAGACATCGCGATCATGACCGTGGGAGGCGGACTGGGAAATACGCAGAAGTGGGAGCGCTCATCCCTTAGTTTTAATACCAGCTACATCAATCTGGCGCCTTATCTGTCCGTATTTGAGGGTCGGGACGACTGGGAAAAGCCCTTCGAGACCTTTGCCGGAGAAAGCGTTTTTCGCTACAAAACCGATCAGGGGTTGTTCAAATTCTATACGGCTTTCGATCATACCAATTTTGCCCTTACCCAGGAAGACATCAATCTGCCGGAGGGCTTAGACTTTAGCTTAAAGAACAGTAATCTGTACAGCAATGCCAGTTACAGTGGTCGGTTGAGCGATACCTGGACGGTGAATGCCGGAGCCAGTTATACCTACGCTAAAAATGATCTGGGTATCATGGAGAGCGAAATCAATAATGACGATCATTCCATTCACCTCAAAGCGAAGCTGCGCAAGCGATTTTCGAATCGGGTCAAGCTCAGCTTCGGTGCCGAACAATTCTTTACATCCTTTGGGGAGCAGTTTGAGACGGACGATTTCAGCACCCGCTATGGATACAATAATCATTTGTCGGCTGCTTTCGCGGAAGCGGACTTTTTATTCTCCAAAAAGCTAGCTGCACAAGCCGGAATTCGGGGAACCTATAGCGAATTGTTTAAGGAGTTGTATTGGGCTCCCCGATTTTCATTGGCGTATAAAGTGGGTAAGAAATCTCAGGTCAGCCTGGCCTTAGGAAATTTTTTCCAGCAGCCACAGCAGGATATTTTGAAGTTTGCGGACAATCTGGAAGCCGCTCGGGCCACCCATTACATCGCCAATTATCAATACGTGGCTAATGATCGGATCTTTCGGGCGGAAGTGTATCGCAAAGACTATCAGAGTCTGGTCACCTACGATACGGAAATGCCCGGTTTCAACAGTACTTATGCCAGCAATGGAGAGGGTTATGCGCAGGGGTTTGATCTATTTTTTAGGGACAACAAAAGCATCAAGAATCTGGATTATTGGGTGAGCTACTCCTATTTGGATACGGAGCGTCAGGTGGCCAATTATCCTATCGCTTTACAGCCTCCCTTCGCCAACAATCACAATTTTTCAGTGGTGGGGAAATACTTTATTGACGATTGGAGAAGTCAGGTGGGTCTCAGCTATCAATTCGCCAGTGGTCGTCCCTACACCAACCCCAACGATCCCGGCTTCCTGCAGGAACGAACCAAGAATTTTAACAGCTTGAGCCTGAACTGGGCCTGGTTAGTCTCTGATCAGAAGATCCTGTATTTCTCGGTCAACAATGTGTTGGGCGTCAAGAATGTGAACGGCTACCAATATGCCAACACGCCCAATATGGATGGCATTTTTGATCGTCGTGCGCTTCGCCCGGGATTGGATCAATTCTTTTTCGTAGGCTTTTTCTGGACCATCAGTGAAGACGGGAAAGACAATCAATTGAATAACCTGTAA